In a single window of the Olivibacter sp. SDN3 genome:
- a CDS encoding HEPN domain-containing protein — MQSFRTELENPVVEQDIIDLEKKIHAFREGTIHEEKFRSLRLARGIYGQRQPGVQMIRIKLPFGKVSFKQFLRIADIADEYGSSNMHLTTRQDIQIHYVSLDRTPELWAKLEQDDITIREACGNTVRNVTASPTAGIDPEEPFDVSPYAQAVFEYFLRNPICQEMGRKFKIAFSSSNKDTAFSYVHDVGLIPKVNENGERGFKVLIGGGLGAQPILAHPIYDFLHEDKIIPFIEAVIRVFDRYGERNNRNKARMKYLIQKFGLDEVLKLIDEEKTAVKSKSYIIDRDTVSLPVVPIAAEQKAGPDNELHYQQWLDTNVFEQKQKGFYGVYIKVLVGDIKTDVARKFISLIKPLVADEIRITQNQGLLLKFVPAQNLPALYNALHSIGFTQRGFDSLADVTTCPGTDTCNLGISNSMTLAAVLEDVIYKEYPEFIFEKNIKIKISGCMNSCGQHGLAEIGFHGSSLKAAGKVVPAVQVMLGGGTVGDGIGRVAERVIKTPSKRATDVLRTLLNDFKQNSIENEGFHQYYDRKSKDYFYQLLKPLADLSALKEEEFVDWGHEETFKTAIGVGECAGVVIDLVATLLYEADEKLTWAQTALTKELWSDAIYHAYNMFISGAKAMLLDKGINGSTQFNIIRDFDTNYIENGEFELNHKTFADLILQVNKNEPSVSFAKEYVRAAAEFLQLTKAKRDAVLQS; from the coding sequence ATGCAGAGTTTTAGAACTGAATTAGAGAATCCGGTTGTTGAGCAGGATATTATAGATCTCGAAAAGAAAATACATGCTTTTCGCGAAGGGACTATTCATGAGGAGAAATTTCGAAGCTTGAGGTTAGCCAGAGGAATATATGGCCAGCGACAGCCAGGTGTGCAGATGATACGTATAAAACTTCCTTTCGGTAAGGTGAGTTTTAAGCAGTTTTTACGTATAGCTGATATAGCCGATGAATACGGGAGTAGTAACATGCACTTAACTACTCGTCAGGATATACAGATTCATTATGTTAGTCTTGACCGTACACCGGAGTTGTGGGCTAAATTGGAGCAAGATGATATTACGATCCGGGAAGCATGTGGGAATACGGTAAGAAATGTAACTGCTTCTCCAACAGCGGGTATAGATCCAGAAGAACCTTTTGACGTCTCACCATATGCCCAGGCTGTATTCGAATATTTTTTAAGAAACCCTATCTGTCAGGAAATGGGTAGGAAGTTTAAAATAGCTTTTTCTTCTAGCAATAAAGATACTGCATTTAGCTATGTACATGACGTTGGTTTAATACCTAAGGTTAATGAAAACGGTGAACGAGGGTTCAAGGTATTAATTGGTGGAGGGCTTGGTGCACAGCCGATTCTTGCACACCCTATTTATGATTTTCTGCACGAAGACAAGATTATACCGTTTATTGAGGCTGTTATACGAGTTTTTGACCGTTATGGAGAACGTAATAATCGCAATAAAGCACGTATGAAATATCTGATTCAGAAGTTCGGATTAGATGAAGTTTTAAAGCTTATTGATGAAGAAAAAACTGCTGTTAAATCCAAATCATATATAATCGACAGGGATACCGTTAGTTTACCTGTAGTACCGATCGCAGCAGAACAGAAGGCCGGCCCAGATAATGAACTACATTATCAACAGTGGTTAGATACCAATGTATTTGAACAGAAGCAAAAGGGTTTTTACGGCGTTTATATAAAAGTGTTGGTTGGCGACATTAAAACAGATGTGGCGCGTAAATTTATATCGCTAATTAAACCCTTGGTGGCTGACGAGATTCGTATTACCCAAAATCAGGGTCTTCTACTAAAATTTGTTCCTGCGCAAAACTTACCTGCACTTTATAATGCATTACACAGCATTGGTTTTACACAACGTGGGTTTGATAGCCTAGCAGATGTTACGACCTGTCCAGGAACAGATACGTGTAATCTAGGGATTTCAAACAGTATGACTTTGGCTGCGGTGCTTGAAGACGTAATTTATAAAGAATACCCTGAATTTATATTTGAGAAAAATATTAAAATAAAGATAAGCGGTTGCATGAATTCCTGTGGTCAACATGGTTTAGCGGAGATAGGCTTTCATGGTAGTTCGTTGAAGGCTGCAGGAAAGGTAGTACCGGCTGTTCAGGTAATGCTGGGTGGAGGCACTGTTGGTGATGGTATTGGGCGAGTTGCCGAAAGGGTAATAAAAACTCCATCGAAGCGCGCTACAGATGTGCTAAGGACCTTGTTAAACGACTTTAAGCAAAACAGTATTGAAAATGAAGGTTTTCACCAATATTACGATAGAAAAAGTAAAGATTACTTTTATCAATTATTAAAGCCATTAGCAGATTTAAGTGCACTGAAAGAAGAAGAATTTGTAGATTGGGGACATGAAGAAACCTTTAAAACAGCTATTGGTGTTGGTGAATGTGCGGGAGTAGTAATTGATTTAGTTGCAACTCTTTTATATGAAGCAGACGAAAAATTGACATGGGCACAAACGGCATTGACGAAAGAATTGTGGTCTGATGCAATATACCATGCATATAACATGTTTATCAGCGGTGCCAAAGCAATGCTTTTAGACAAGGGAATAAATGGTAGCACACAATTTAACATCATCAGAGATTTTGATACGAATTATATTGAAAATGGTGAGTTTGAATTAAACCATAAAACCTTTGCAGATCTTATTTTGCAGGTAAATAAAAATGAGCCTAGCGTTTCTTTCGCAAAAGAATATGTGCGTGCGGCTGCTGAATTTTTACAACTAACTAAAGCTAAACGGGACGCCGTATTGCAATCATGA
- the cobA gene encoding uroporphyrinogen-III C-methyltransferase encodes MKSKGREYREARITLLGAGPGDPELITLKGLKALESADVVLYDALIGDKLLDYVPAHAIKVYVGKRSGDHSYSQEVVNRLMIDYALNFGHVVRLKGGDPFVFGRGYEELEFARQHDVPVTVIPGISSSIGVPGLQQIPVTHRGLSESFWVVTGTTASGTVSKDIYIAAQSEATVIVLMGLKKLSEIVAIFMSEGKHQLPVAIIQSGSTDNEKTVCGCVSDIVEKSKEAQIGAPALLVFGEVVSLHPAFKKVIKNYASVIGEG; translated from the coding sequence ATGAAAAGTAAAGGAAGAGAATATAGGGAGGCACGTATTACCTTATTGGGAGCGGGGCCAGGCGACCCTGAGTTGATAACTTTGAAGGGGCTCAAAGCATTGGAAAGTGCCGATGTTGTGCTTTATGATGCATTGATAGGAGATAAATTATTAGACTACGTTCCTGCACATGCTATTAAAGTATACGTTGGTAAGCGATCAGGCGATCATTCCTATTCGCAGGAAGTTGTAAATAGATTAATGATTGATTATGCGTTAAATTTTGGCCATGTAGTTCGGTTAAAAGGTGGTGACCCCTTTGTGTTTGGTAGAGGTTATGAGGAGCTTGAATTTGCTCGGCAACATGATGTGCCAGTAACCGTTATTCCTGGTATATCGAGTTCCATTGGCGTACCGGGATTACAACAAATACCTGTAACGCATAGAGGCCTAAGTGAAAGCTTTTGGGTGGTTACCGGGACAACGGCATCAGGAACCGTTTCTAAAGACATCTATATTGCAGCTCAATCTGAAGCAACTGTTATCGTATTGATGGGATTAAAAAAATTGTCGGAAATCGTAGCTATTTTTATGTCTGAAGGAAAACACCAGTTGCCGGTGGCGATTATTCAAAGTGGCTCTACGGACAATGAAAAAACGGTATGCGGCTGTGTTTCGGATATTGTAGAGAAGTCTAAAGAAGCGCAGATCGGTGCGCCGGCACTTCTAGTGTTTGGCGAGGTAGTTTCATTACATCCAGCTTTTAAGAAGGTTATTAAAAATTATGCCTCAGTTATTGGAGAAGGATGA
- a CDS encoding TSUP family transporter, translated as MPQLLEKDDNIIQFNSKKELGNQLFPIFVKLNELTTLVVGGGNVGLEKLVALLDNSHVAKIKLIAESIRPEIYELVKQYPQLELIEKSFDSEDLIGVHLVLAATNDNTLNETIRVAAHERNLLINVADKPDLCDFYLGSIVKKGDLKIAISTNGKSPTIAKRLKQVLKESIPEEIDHILQQMSALRLRLKGDFAFKVKKLNAVTASLVDEQDTFAIPTESKNVRAKLKWLLWTAIVFSIAVGVFVFWHREPDFQLFLQQVDPLFYYFLAAGFTFAMVDGAIGMSYGVTSSSFSLAMGIPPAPASMGIHLSEVLSNGIAGWMHYKMGNVNWKLFKLLLIPGVVGAIIGAYLLSSLEHYSAYTRPIVAIYTSILGIIILLKAFNIKRRKKQKKIEKIGTLGFFGGFIDAAFGGGWGSIVLSSLIAGGRHPLFSLGTVKITRFFIAILSSITFISMLGGAYWEAVLGLVIGSSLAAPIAAKVSNRISAKTIMVLVGIIVLMVSLRNVIVFIMKIV; from the coding sequence ATGCCTCAGTTATTGGAGAAGGATGATAATATAATTCAGTTTAACAGTAAAAAAGAATTGGGAAATCAACTTTTTCCAATATTTGTTAAGTTGAATGAACTTACTACATTAGTAGTGGGAGGAGGAAATGTAGGGCTAGAAAAATTGGTGGCTCTGCTTGACAATAGCCATGTGGCAAAAATCAAATTGATAGCTGAAAGTATACGACCTGAAATATATGAGCTTGTTAAACAATATCCACAGCTAGAGTTAATTGAAAAATCATTTGATTCTGAAGATCTCATAGGAGTGCATTTAGTTCTTGCTGCTACTAATGACAATACTTTGAATGAGACTATAAGAGTGGCAGCGCATGAAAGAAATTTATTAATAAACGTTGCTGACAAACCTGACCTATGCGATTTTTACTTAGGAAGTATTGTCAAGAAAGGAGATTTGAAGATTGCAATTTCTACAAATGGTAAATCACCTACTATTGCTAAGCGGTTAAAACAGGTTTTAAAAGAGAGTATTCCAGAGGAAATTGACCATATCTTGCAGCAGATGAGTGCATTGAGATTGCGGCTTAAAGGGGATTTCGCATTTAAAGTTAAAAAGTTAAATGCAGTGACCGCGTCCTTAGTTGACGAACAAGACACATTTGCTATTCCCACAGAAAGTAAAAATGTAAGAGCTAAATTGAAATGGCTTTTATGGACCGCTATCGTGTTTTCTATAGCTGTAGGTGTATTTGTTTTTTGGCATAGGGAGCCCGATTTTCAACTGTTTTTGCAACAAGTAGATCCGTTATTTTATTATTTTCTTGCAGCAGGTTTTACCTTTGCTATGGTAGACGGGGCCATTGGCATGTCATACGGGGTGACGTCCTCTTCTTTTTCATTAGCGATGGGAATTCCCCCTGCACCTGCCAGTATGGGAATACATCTATCTGAAGTATTGAGCAACGGGATTGCAGGTTGGATGCACTATAAAATGGGTAACGTTAATTGGAAGCTATTCAAACTGTTGCTTATACCAGGGGTTGTTGGCGCTATAATTGGGGCTTACCTATTATCGTCACTGGAACATTATAGTGCTTATACACGACCTATTGTGGCTATATACACGAGTATTTTAGGGATAATTATTCTGTTAAAAGCCTTTAATATTAAACGAAGAAAAAAGCAGAAAAAAATTGAAAAGATAGGCACACTAGGCTTTTTTGGAGGTTTTATTGATGCGGCATTTGGTGGGGGATGGGGCTCTATTGTGTTGTCGAGTTTAATTGCAGGAGGAAGACACCCTTTATTTTCACTCGGTACGGTAAAAATAACCCGCTTTTTTATTGCGATTTTAAGTTCTATTACCTTTATATCCATGTTGGGTGGAGCCTATTGGGAAGCGGTATTGGGTTTAGTTATTGGGAGTTCCTTAGCTGCACCTATTGCGGCGAAAGTGTCTAATAGAATATCGGCAAAAACCATCATGGTTTTAGTCGGTATCATTGTTTTGATGGTAAGCTTAAGAAATGTCATCGTATTTATCATGAAAATTGTTTAG
- a CDS encoding phosphoadenylyl-sulfate reductase, translating into MDLTLLRKELANKDIIESLVFLSDKFKDEIVFSTSFGLEDQVLTHLIFSNNIPIKVFTLETGRLFPETYYVWNRTLEIYNKPIYAYYPDSSSLQEMVSTKGPSSFYESVSNRKECCYIRKIEPLKRALEGNQCWITGIRADQSTNRQHMDNLEWDEGNNMIKYHPIFDWSLADVKSFIQTHNIVYNTLHDKGFPSIGCAPCTRAVREGEDFRAGRWWWEDQSKKECGLHTVES; encoded by the coding sequence ATGGATTTAACATTGTTGAGAAAAGAATTAGCGAATAAAGATATTATCGAGTCTTTGGTTTTCTTATCGGATAAATTTAAGGATGAGATCGTTTTTTCTACAAGTTTTGGTTTGGAAGATCAAGTGTTAACACATCTTATATTTTCCAACAATATACCGATTAAGGTATTTACTTTAGAAACAGGTCGGTTATTTCCTGAGACATATTATGTTTGGAATAGAACCCTGGAAATTTATAACAAGCCGATCTATGCATATTATCCGGATAGTTCTTCTCTTCAGGAAATGGTAAGTACTAAAGGCCCTAGTAGCTTTTATGAATCGGTTAGTAATAGAAAAGAGTGCTGTTACATAAGAAAAATTGAACCGCTGAAGAGAGCTCTTGAAGGTAATCAATGTTGGATTACAGGTATTCGTGCAGATCAATCAACGAATAGGCAACATATGGATAATTTGGAATGGGATGAGGGAAATAATATGATTAAATACCACCCTATTTTTGATTGGAGCTTAGCGGATGTAAAGTCTTTCATTCAGACTCATAACATTGTTTATAATACGTTGCATGATAAAGGTTTTCCAAGTATAGGATGTGCTCCTTGCACTAGGGCTGTTAGAGAAGGAGAGGATTTTAGGGCAGGACGTTGGTGGTGGGAGGATCAGTCGAAAAAAGAATGCGGTTTACATACCGTAGAATCATAA
- the cysD gene encoding sulfate adenylyltransferase subunit CysD codes for MSKNTLDYLDQLEAEAIHILREVAGQFEKPALLFSGGKDSITLVRLAEKAFRPGKFPFPLVHIDTGHNFEETISYRDQMIERIDERLIVGYVQESIDEGKVIEQKGKNASRNALQTVTLLDTIAKHQFDACIGGARRDEEKARAKERIFSVRDEFGQWDPKRQRPELWNIYNGRIHKGENVRVFPISNWTELDVWNYIKRENISLPSIYFAHERECITRNNQLMAASPFLNMDEDDLIERKKVRFRTVGDMTCTAAVESEAVLIDDIIAEISQSKISERGARMDDKVSEAAMEDRKKGGYF; via the coding sequence ATGAGTAAAAACACGTTAGATTATTTAGACCAGCTGGAAGCAGAGGCTATTCATATTCTGAGAGAGGTGGCCGGTCAGTTCGAAAAACCTGCACTTTTATTTTCAGGAGGAAAGGATTCCATCACTTTGGTACGGTTGGCAGAAAAAGCCTTTCGGCCAGGGAAGTTCCCTTTTCCTTTAGTACATATCGACACAGGTCATAATTTTGAAGAGACTATCAGTTACAGGGATCAGATGATTGAGCGAATTGATGAGAGGCTTATCGTTGGCTATGTGCAGGAATCAATAGATGAAGGTAAAGTTATAGAACAAAAAGGTAAGAATGCCAGTAGAAATGCATTACAAACAGTCACTCTTTTAGATACCATCGCTAAACATCAATTTGATGCGTGTATTGGTGGAGCTCGAAGAGATGAGGAGAAAGCTCGGGCTAAAGAACGTATTTTCTCGGTGAGAGATGAGTTTGGACAGTGGGATCCAAAGCGTCAGCGGCCAGAGTTATGGAATATATACAACGGGCGGATCCATAAAGGAGAGAATGTGCGCGTTTTTCCGATCAGTAATTGGACAGAGTTGGACGTGTGGAATTATATCAAGCGCGAAAATATATCATTACCTTCGATTTATTTTGCACATGAAAGGGAATGTATTACCAGAAATAACCAGTTAATGGCCGCTTCACCCTTTCTAAATATGGACGAAGACGATCTTATAGAAAGGAAAAAAGTTAGGTTTCGTACGGTGGGTGATATGACTTGTACTGCTGCTGTTGAATCTGAAGCCGTGCTTATTGACGATATTATTGCGGAAATCAGTCAGTCGAAAATTAGCGAGCGCGGCGCGAGAATGGATGATAAAGTTTCGGAAGCGGCTATGGAGGATCGAAAAAAAGGTGGTTATTTTTAA
- a CDS encoding sulfate adenylyltransferase subunit 1, whose product MNILKFFTAGSVDDGKSTLIGRMLYDTESILADQLEALQNSNRKNDDGTIDLAILTDGLRAEREQGITIDVAYKYFQTEKRKFIIADTPGHIQYTRNMVTGASTADLAIVLIDARNGVVEQTVRHSYLVSLLGIKHLIVCVNKMDMVDYSEEVFGSIIQKYKALAHQLNLEEVTYIPVSALKGDNVVQTSERMFWYRGKSLLHYLEQVDVTPTLDVAYARLPVQWVVRPQTDDLHDYRGYAGKVASGTFRLNDEVTVLPSGQTSVVSKIEQYNLSPEEAYAGQSIVMHLKDDIDISRGDVIVNSTNLPYQSQIIEADLCWMDTRPLDSSITYLIQHNSKITRCKIQEIVYNVDINTLEKHSAEEFKLNDIGRVRLKTAEALPFDLYDDNRTNGSAILVDSRTNLTVGALMFRVAFDY is encoded by the coding sequence ATGAATATTTTAAAATTTTTTACGGCAGGTAGTGTAGACGATGGAAAAAGTACACTTATTGGTAGGATGCTTTATGACACCGAATCGATCCTGGCAGATCAGTTGGAAGCATTACAGAATTCCAATCGTAAAAATGATGACGGAACTATAGATCTGGCTATACTCACCGATGGATTAAGGGCAGAAAGAGAGCAGGGCATTACTATCGATGTAGCGTACAAATATTTTCAAACAGAAAAGCGCAAATTTATAATTGCAGACACTCCCGGGCACATTCAATATACCAGAAATATGGTTACGGGAGCTTCAACAGCCGATTTAGCTATTGTATTGATAGACGCACGTAACGGAGTGGTTGAACAAACTGTACGACACTCGTATTTAGTTTCACTTCTGGGAATTAAACACTTAATTGTTTGTGTAAATAAAATGGATATGGTAGACTATAGTGAGGAGGTGTTTGGGTCTATCATTCAGAAATATAAAGCGTTAGCACATCAACTGAATTTGGAAGAAGTTACCTACATTCCTGTAAGCGCCTTGAAAGGCGATAATGTAGTGCAAACATCTGAACGTATGTTTTGGTATCGGGGAAAAAGTTTACTTCATTATTTGGAACAAGTAGATGTTACACCCACTTTGGATGTTGCCTACGCTAGATTGCCAGTGCAATGGGTCGTTCGGCCGCAAACTGATGATTTGCATGATTACCGTGGGTACGCTGGGAAGGTCGCTAGTGGAACTTTTAGATTAAATGATGAGGTAACTGTTTTACCGTCTGGCCAAACATCGGTAGTTAGTAAGATAGAGCAGTATAATCTGTCTCCTGAAGAGGCTTATGCCGGCCAGTCAATTGTCATGCATCTCAAGGATGATATTGATATTAGTCGAGGAGACGTTATTGTCAACAGTACGAACTTGCCCTATCAAAGCCAGATAATTGAAGCAGACCTTTGCTGGATGGATACACGTCCATTGGATTCATCAATTACCTATCTCATACAGCATAATAGTAAAATAACACGCTGTAAGATTCAAGAAATTGTCTATAACGTAGATATTAATACCTTGGAGAAACATAGTGCGGAGGAATTTAAACTCAATGATATAGGCAGGGTGAGGTTAAAGACTGCAGAAGCATTACCTTTTGATTTATATGACGATAATAGAACAAATGGTTCTGCAATCTTAGTTGATAGTAGAACCAATTTAACCGTTGGAGCGTTGATGTTTCGGGTCGCCTTTGATTATTAG
- a CDS encoding transposase produces MHRKFDDSFKIMAVDLSVVKGSVADVAKELDIDPSLLSKWRRNPRYNGNKVLPDNPKISPEEQELRILRKKLRDTELERDILKKAIAIFSRGDGPYTGS; encoded by the coding sequence ATGCATAGAAAATTTGATGATTCGTTTAAGATAATGGCGGTCGATTTGAGCGTTGTTAAGGGATCTGTAGCCGATGTAGCTAAGGAATTAGACATAGACCCCAGTTTACTGAGTAAATGGCGTAGAAATCCACGTTATAATGGGAATAAGGTTTTACCTGACAATCCCAAGATCAGTCCGGAGGAGCAGGAGTTAAGGATTTTACGCAAGAAATTAAGAGATACAGAATTAGAACGCGATATCTTAAAAAAGGCCATAGCCATCTTCTCCAGGGGAGACGGTCCATATACCGGTTCATAA
- a CDS encoding transposase: MCEVLNVSSSCFYRWLVWPESPREQRSKALVDKIQQVHSDSKYIYGSPRITAELHKKVKWYQEAT; this comes from the coding sequence ATGTGCGAAGTATTGAACGTTAGCAGCAGTTGTTTTTACCGTTGGCTGGTTTGGCCCGAATCCCCCAGGGAACAACGCAGTAAAGCACTTGTGGATAAAATACAGCAGGTACACAGTGACAGTAAGTATATCTATGGCAGCCCACGGATAACCGCAGAGCTGCACAAAAAGGTGAAATGGTATCAAGAAGCTACGTAG
- a CDS encoding IS3 family transposase gives MVSRSYVARLMKKHGIRSKVKKKYRVTTDSSHSYRIAENLLQRDFSADSLSQKWVSDITYIHTGKGWLYLTTVIDLADRKVIGWSLSTDMTTKNTSVQAIKMAIRNRGIKDGLIFHSDRGIQYACDEFRRVIVKNKILQSMSRKANCWDNAVAESFFKTLKAEMIYHRKFIDQQSAKLEIFGYIEGFYNTKRTHSALGYKTPKQIEEMLLEKEKMAA, from the coding sequence ATGGTATCAAGAAGCTACGTAGCAAGATTGATGAAGAAACATGGGATACGAAGTAAGGTTAAGAAAAAATATAGGGTGACCACAGATTCGAGCCATAGTTATAGGATAGCTGAAAATCTCCTCCAAAGAGATTTTTCAGCGGATTCCCTATCGCAAAAATGGGTTAGCGACATTACTTACATCCATACCGGCAAAGGGTGGCTTTATCTAACAACGGTTATCGATCTGGCGGACAGAAAAGTCATTGGATGGTCTTTAAGCACCGATATGACGACTAAAAACACTTCTGTACAAGCCATCAAAATGGCTATTAGAAACCGAGGTATCAAAGATGGTCTTATCTTCCATTCGGATAGAGGGATCCAATATGCCTGCGATGAATTCAGGAGGGTAATTGTAAAAAACAAGATACTTCAAAGCATGAGTAGGAAGGCCAATTGCTGGGACAATGCAGTAGCTGAGAGCTTTTTCAAGACACTAAAGGCTGAAATGATCTACCATAGAAAATTCATCGATCAGCAATCGGCTAAATTGGAGATCTTTGGATATATTGAAGGTTTTTATAATACCAAAAGAACACATTCTGCCCTGGGATATAAAACCCCTAAGCAGATCGAAGAGATGCTATTGGAAAAAGAGAAAATGGCAGCATAA
- a CDS encoding transposase, which translates to MATLGERNSYSKTDEDATFMRLKDDHMQNGQLKPAYNTQISTEEQFITHYSIHQTSTDTTTLEDHLDSFEDQYNRQSDVVVADAGYGSEENYEMLESKNIEG; encoded by the coding sequence TTGGCTACACTGGGGGAAAGGAACAGTTACAGCAAAACCGATGAAGATGCCACCTTCATGCGGCTGAAAGATGACCACATGCAGAACGGGCAGCTCAAACCGGCCTACAACACGCAGATCAGTACGGAAGAACAGTTCATCACCCACTACAGTATCCACCAGACAAGCACCGATACCACCACATTGGAAGACCATCTTGATAGCTTCGAAGATCAATATAACAGGCAGAGCGATGTGGTGGTGGCCGATGCCGGTTACGGAAGTGAAGAGAACTATGAAATGCTGGAATCAAAGAACATAGAAGGTTAA
- a CDS encoding transposase, translating into MKYNYFHKEQKRNQRNNPFLLQNLYYHKEQDFYVCPMGQKMEFAGKGIRKSTNGYSSRVSYYRAERCEGCPLRGQCHKAQGNRIIEVNHRLNELKTRARERLTSETGKYHRSKRPIEVEAVFGQMKSNNRFNRLTMRGLEKVDIEFALMCIGHNLRKWSKKLLKTTSSGPNNEPKYNNPLIYDPKWINYCYQPLVA; encoded by the coding sequence GTGAAATATAATTACTTCCACAAAGAGCAGAAACGCAACCAGAGGAACAATCCTTTTCTATTACAGAACCTGTATTATCATAAAGAGCAGGACTTCTATGTGTGCCCGATGGGACAGAAGATGGAGTTTGCCGGTAAGGGAATACGCAAAAGCACCAATGGATATAGTTCCCGGGTGAGCTATTACAGGGCCGAACGCTGTGAAGGCTGCCCGCTTCGGGGGCAGTGCCATAAAGCGCAGGGAAACAGGATCATCGAAGTCAACCACCGGTTGAACGAACTGAAGACCAGGGCACGCGAACGTCTAACATCGGAAACAGGAAAGTACCACCGGAGTAAACGCCCCATAGAAGTGGAGGCGGTCTTCGGACAGATGAAAAGCAACAACAGATTCAACAGGTTAACCATGAGGGGGCTTGAAAAGGTCGATATTGAGTTCGCCCTGATGTGTATAGGGCATAACCTGAGAAAATGGTCGAAAAAGCTCCTGAAAACAACTTCGTCAGGCCCAAACAACGAACCTAAATACAATAATCCCCTTATTTATGACCCCAAATGGATAAACTACTGCTATCAACCATTGGTCGCATAG
- a CDS encoding porin family protein — protein sequence MKKLLLSLIAVLLTSSATFAQQEMGFGLKAGVNFPKYNFSSNGENISSTGSTTNFHVTAFLDAPIATDWFYIQPGVSLQGKGAKLSENQLGNYTQNTMWIEVPVNFVAKFPTADAGSFFLGAGPYIAFGISGKNKWESNNGGSVETDIPDFEFGGDGALKSTDFGLNFIGGFEFRNGLMIHGGYGLGLTNLATRFDGTDIKQTNRVWTVGLGFRI from the coding sequence ATGAAAAAATTATTATTATCTTTAATAGCAGTATTATTAACTAGTAGTGCAACATTTGCCCAACAAGAAATGGGATTTGGTTTAAAAGCGGGAGTTAATTTTCCTAAATACAACTTTTCGAGCAATGGAGAAAATATCTCCTCTACAGGCTCAACTACTAATTTTCATGTAACAGCATTTCTAGATGCTCCAATAGCAACAGACTGGTTTTATATCCAACCTGGCGTATCCTTGCAAGGAAAAGGTGCTAAGTTATCAGAAAATCAACTCGGCAACTATACTCAAAATACCATGTGGATAGAAGTTCCCGTCAACTTTGTCGCTAAATTTCCAACCGCAGATGCTGGCAGCTTCTTTTTAGGGGCAGGTCCTTATATCGCTTTTGGAATATCAGGCAAAAATAAATGGGAGTCTAATAATGGTGGTTCTGTTGAAACAGATATACCCGATTTTGAGTTTGGTGGAGATGGTGCCTTAAAGTCAACTGATTTTGGTTTAAATTTCATCGGCGGCTTTGAGTTCAGGAATGGATTAATGATTCATGGCGGTTATGGCTTAGGTTTAACCAATTTAGCTACTCGCTTTGACGGAACCGATATAAAACAAACAAACAGAGTTTGGACGGTTGGATTAGGCTTCAGAATATAG